From the genome of Medicago truncatula cultivar Jemalong A17 chromosome 2, MtrunA17r5.0-ANR, whole genome shotgun sequence:
catcaatcaataatgataatcatcatatataacaattacaaatgcacgtcatcaacatctcaatcatcaaacataattcatgcaatatatatctaattatataacattataaatatcatcaaatcatcttaatcattatctaaggtctaaggacagtttctacatctttttaacaagtttccaccgtttattcattaattctacaattttaacctacttttcaattcctcataaactcatcctacatcatgttaaacctaaccattgattcacatacttaatagaattgcaaagttagtctcactcttacctttggattgatcgacgaaggactctaccgctttctcttatctaaaaggatattaaaccgaagagggattatggtcttaagaacacttttaattccgaagggacagaaaggagtagaaaaagaagaaagactcgtcaacacaagtcaaaagagggagaagagaagaaaagcacaggaagtatcaactgtgaatttcggtgtgtagaatgcactgtgtgagttctctatttatagagataatttacaactaataagtgagaaactttggaaacaagtaatgcacctattagatctagtaattaaatatatcaattgagtaccaaaatatattatattaagtacaaaaatatactattcagtacaaaaatatattagattgcctaccgaaatctcaatattctattctaatatatatatatatatataaaatatttatacaagaaataacaattatatctctataacaaatatatttccataatatatatatatatatatatatatatatatatatatatatatatatatttctacaccaaataagaaatatatttctataccagataacatatatttctacacaaaataacatatatctctacacaaattaacatatatttctacaacaaatcatgtgtatttctacaacaaataacatttatttctataacaaatcacatatatatatttctaaatcaaataacatatatatttctaaatcaaataacatatatatatttctaaaccaaataatatatatatatatatatatatatatatatatatatatatatatatatatatatttctaaatcaaataaaatttatatttttaaatcaaataacatttatatttataaaccaaataacatatatatatttctaaatcaaataacatatatatttctaaatcaaataacatttatatttttaaatcaaataacatttatatttctaaaccaaataacatatatgttatactaataaataccaacatatatcataacaaaatatcactcatcaaaataaatcatataaatcatacaaatcatataagtgtattctaaactcattaaaaatattcaaataattagagagggcgttacacagGTTGCACCAAAGCTATTCCCCAAATTGAAGTAATAGGGTAGAATGTTTTGGTATTATAATACCGTTCTGTTTTATCTTCATTCCCAAATAACTGCTCCTAAACATGTGATTTTGTAACCAAAACTCATGCCCTGTATGGTTATTTATTTTGCTCATTGAGAAATTTTGATCCCATGGAGACATTGgatgattatgaatgaataattacATTATGCCAATTTGGCAGTCATTTCCTTCATGAGTACCGCTATTTATTACAAAACAAATCACACACGAAACACAAGAATGTGAAATTTGTTACTAGTATTGTTCATAATTTCATCCGCTTGTATTATACATGCACTCGTATTGCCGAATACAAAGctttatattagtttttttttaatagaaaattaacaaatattGTTCAGTGTAGCATTTGACACGATATaagcagtggcggatcttgccGAAAATATTGGGGGGAGCGGTAAATATgaactaaatattataattgaaattcataaaagttaTATACAATTTCATCCAAAAAATATCACCGCAATAACTCAAACACGAGACTAAAGCTCCAAATATACTATATACCAACTAGAGAGATAACATATCCTAAACTTAGAGGATCAAAACCAGTCAGATGCTTGCCACATGCATAATAGAAAAACAATCGTACCAGACTGCTACATATAGATAAACATAGGAGACATTTAcctcaatttaaaatttaacgGTTCGGTCTTTTTTAGACTTGAACTCGTCAATAATTGAATCAGTACTAAATTGATCAGctatttctttttcaatataaaGCATCATACTGTCAGCAAGAAATTCATCCTCCATCTTGTTACGCAATCTTGTCTTGATTAACTTCATTGCTGAAAATGATCTTTCTGTAGTAGCTGTAGAAACCGGAAGAGTTAAGATAAGGCGGATTAAACAATCAACCAAGTAATGTGTATCCGCCTTCCTTGTCGTATTGAGAGCTTCACACAATTCAGACATAGTTGACAACTTATTCAAACCTGGATGACTAACATCATCAAGATGGAAGTAATGAAGATGATATCTCAAACTTTTTTTGTCTTGCTCACCGAAATCTAATGGATAAAATTTATGTACAAGAGCACATATATTATCTATATCAAATGCTTTGTAAACATCCTTAGGAACCAAACTATTGCTTAGAATTAAAAGCTCCATTGTTTCCGGACAAAACCTGTGATTCAATTCCTGCAATTGTTGATCAATTGTAACACAAAAGATATTCACTCTAAAATGTTGACCCACTGTGATGTGATCCATTTGATGACGAGCACGACCTTCACGCTCTATGTAATCAACATTACAATCAGGGGAATAAATGTCGtgtttttcacaaaataatatttacatttttcaaCAAATCATCCCAACCATCATCTCTCAACTTCTGAATTAAAGTTTTTGTATAGCTGACTAATTGCATAACATTAAGTATATCTTGGGATTTCTGTTGCAAAGCTTGACAAAGACGATCTGTAATTCCCATAATCTCTTTCATGATGTGCAAAATCAATGTGAACTCAAatgatttttcaaaagtttataaCCAACATTAGCATCCCCACGCGTAGTATAACTTGATCCAGTCTTCCTAATTTCTTGAAGAACCACACAAGTTGGATTATGCAGATTTATCATACTACAAATAGAACCAAAATGTGAGCTCCAACGAGTATCTCCAGCTCGTTTATGATTGCTTTTCTGATTTTGTCCTTTACCACTCTTAATTTCACCAATCTCTAGCAAATTAATAATCTCAGCTGATATGGCCTTTTGCAATTCATCATTACGCTTAGTAGAGGAACATGCAACATTGACAATAAAAGTCaagtgagaaaaaaaatcatgaatagCGAAAACTTCTCTAGACGCAATAACCAAAGCAAGTTGTAGTCTATGTGCAAAACAATGAATGTAATAATCATAAGGACAATCTTCGAGAAATAATGCTTGCAATCCATTTCATTCTCCCCTTGTATTACTAGCACCATCATACCCTTGCCTGCGGATATCTGAAACATTAAGACCATGCATAGAAAGAACATCACaaacttcttttttaagtgTGATAGCCATGGTGTCATCTACATGCACAAGCTCAAAAAATCGTTCTTGTATGCAACCATGTTTATCCACAAACCTCAATAATAGCCATTTGCTCCCTAAGAGATTCATCACACGATTCGTCAACAATTATGAAAAATTTAGAATCTCCAATCTCTTCCCGAATGTAGTGTTTCACTTTACAAGACATGATTTGCAAAAGTTCCTTTTGAACTGCATGAGATGTATACTTTCCGTTATATGGAGCATTCTCTAGCACTACTTTAGCAAGTTCATCATTGTATGATGCTAACAATTTAACCATTTCAAGAAAGTTACCTCTATTCTTTGAACTAGGTTTTTCGTCATGGCCTCTAAAAGCACAAGCTTGAAAAGTGAGGCAACGAACTGAATCGATAGAGCACCTGAGACGAAGTATATTATGGAGGATTTGCTCGGAACTTTGCTCATTAAGTGCAAATCTGATGTTCATAGATTGATTGAACAAGTCTTGAGAAGCTTTCACTGCATTATTGTGAGATGAACAAGGACTCTCTCCAATATGTTTAAGAAAAGCACAACACTTTCAAGAATTGATTTTTCTCCATGCTTTAAATCCTTTTCTAGTAAAGACGTCAGCTGTAGGATTCCCATTTGGTTTTTCACTAGACAAGTAACAAAGCAAACAATAAGCAGCATCATTTGTTGGAGAGTACTCTAGCCATGAAGGGAATATTTTGAACCAAGATGCTTGAAATCGTCTTGGATGCTTATCTTCATTAAGAGGATATTTTTCAGCTACCCATTGATAAGGACCCCAATTAAGATAAGCTCTACGAACTTCATCTCTTTGATTCACCGGATATTCCCAAATTTGGAGGCGCTTCCCGGGGTCACGTTCTAAACGATTGACATCAAAGTTCTCCACAATGACTCTTTGAATCTTGCAAGGCTGCTCGTCCGGTTGAACTGTTTGATCACCGGAAGGGTTCTGTTCGAGATTTGATGTTGAAGCTATACAATTTGCATCTTCCTCAGGGACATGAAGTATTCTTTTATAAAATGCTTCAAGTTTCTTATGTCTGACTTTCCTCATACTCCTACAAAATGCACAATTCACACATAAATTATGAGTAACAAAATCAAACTAGAAATGGTGAATATGAGCACTGACTTGAgcatgtaattaaaaaaaaaacattatcaaaGAACACAAAACAAAGAGTAATAATCAGTACAGTACATAATCATGTCTTgttcaaaatatgaattaagCCACTATGTTCTAAGTTCTAAAaatagaattgaattgaatcagCAGCATAGGAACAGAATAGAATTGAATCAAACAACATAGAAAATCAAGGATTAAGTTTcccccaattttttatttctagggTTCAAGGCTTCAAGCAAACTGAAGTGAAAAGGAATCAAATCAAAGGAATGAAATTATAACTATTAAGAGAACAAACTGAAGTGAAAGGAATCAAAATCAAAGGAATGAAACATAGAATGACAGGGAGAAGAACAAACCTGAACtaaaaatcaagaaaacaacaaactgAAGTGAGGTGTATGAGAGTTCAGAGGAGCACCGTGCTGCTGCTGCCTCCACATCGTCGTCTGTCGCATCGCCGAAGGAGAAGAGTGGGGAGACCATGAGAGCCTGAGAGGTGAGAAGAATGCGTTTTGATATGCGAGGATGGAGAGGAGAGGGAGTACCGAGAGAGAGACAGACAAAAACAAGTGTGAATCCAGGGGGTACTATAGTAGTTTTCAGtatacaaattattatttttttactaggGGGTGCCACGGCACCTGGGGGTCTCAATAGAGATCCGCCCCTGGATATAAGAGTAGTAGACAAGCGGTGGGTGAAATAGCATAATACAAAAGCAGGAGGTAATATGTTAACATAGAATCAATGTGTACATATCCTAAGTGAGCGTGTATTCTTTAAACTTTCATCCAGTATAATTTCAGGTTCCATTGTATTACATGCCACTTGCGATATGTATTGTAAATTTAGGAAATCATGAACCAGAAGGAAAATAAAGACTTCAAGTCTAAACCATCCCAGCCCAGTAAATGTATCCCAAATAATAATGcttgaaaaataattagttaTTCAATAGTAATACATTAAGCTAGTTTATTGCATGGAATTGATTAACATCATTAAGATTGGATatgagcaattttttttataatggtgggaccccttcccggatcatgcatatgcgggagctttTAGTGCACCGGATTgcccttttgtttttttgtgtaCTTGTGGCTGATGAACTAACGGAAAGCCaaactcttgtaaaaaaaaccaACTCCAAATAATTCAACACTTATAACAGTCCTAAAAAACAATGTTGACAATTGATCTAATTCAAGACTATCGTTGAATTGTTTCTCAcctattaaaatcaaattaaaaccaaaataaaatagtgaAAGGTAATGATTCTTTTTGTCacagaaaggaaataaaatagcTCAGATCTTTTTCTCCCATCCTATTCTCATCATTATTACTATTTTTCAAGAATGGTTTTGAGAACGGTAAGAAGATCAAGAACAACTTTAGTTCTTacaatttcatcaaattttattgttgattgcATTAGACCGTTCCCCTTCATCATGTTTTGTTATCATAGTTTAGGGTTTTATAGCTAATAGTTGGATATTTAGCTGCACAGGAGAAAATAAGAGGAGAAGGTTAGTTATCACAATGGAATTGGTTGAGCAATTGACTTTGAAGCTGAAAAGGCATAAACGAAAGGGATCTTGAATCTTCTCTcataatttgatttatattaatTGCTCCTCGtgtttataaatatttgtttgagtCATTATTTTCATCAGA
Proteins encoded in this window:
- the LOC112419227 gene encoding uncharacterized protein translates to MKEIMGITDRLCQALQQKSQDILNVMQLVSYTKTLIQKLRDDGWDDLLKNELNHRFCPETMELLILSNSLVPKDVYKAFDIDNICALVHKFYPLDFGEQDKKSLRYHLHYFHLDDVSHPGLNKLSTMSELCEALNTTRKADTHYLVDCLIRLILTLPVSTATTERSFSAMKLIKTRLRNKMEDEFLADSMMLYIEKEIADQFSTDSIIDEFKSKKDRTVKF